The DNA window CACAAGATGGTTCCTGATCAGAAGCTCCACTGCTTCTACGTTGTATTTGTACTCGTCACGGCATTCAATCAGACACCTGTAaatgaacacagcaaaacaacataCCAGGACAATTATGAAAAACTACATACCTGTTAAGTTTTGTGACTGCATTTTCCACAgatgtgatgctatcatgttgACAACAGACcaacatataaacacctggcaGTTCCCACTACAATAGGTTGCTCCAGAACCACATTTTGcaatgatgacacacacaccgacTCAAAATGTACTAACAATACCAGCTTTGCTGTCCTGCTGGTAAATAGTCTACACATGTAGCCCACTTAGGCCGTGTACCACAGGGGGGACATTTTACTGCTTTTCACCATCTCTCAGAAGATTAACAATAATCTACCCCACAGCCAAACAACAAGCTTGTATCATTCAAATCAGTAAAAGCAGAGGAAGCATAAGACAGCGACATAGTATAAATCATGGCTTGAAATCAAATATGTCCTGACTCACCTGGTGATCTGTTTATTGCACCACTGTGGTCCATAGGCACGTCCATCCTGTAGGGCTTTAAgcaccagcaggtggcactcCCTGTAGCGTAGCAGCAAGTCAGCATCAGCTCCACTAGTAGCATCCAGAAGACCTTCCACAGCCTGGAAAATAAAGAAACCAGCATAGTCAAACACAGGTTAGCACAGATTAATCCTCCACCTTGCCTCCCTCACACCATTTCAAAAGCTGCAATTGTAAAAGTAACTGTCCTACCTTCTGCAGAAGGCCAAGTGCAGCGATGCCGTCCCTGGAATTCCTAGCCAAGGCCACAGCTTCCAGCAGGCTGCGTAGAGCCTGGGTCAAGGGGTTCATGGCAAGGGCTGGAGGGATGGCATGAAGATGTTGCTCCAAGTCTGCCATGCACTTATCGTAGATCTGAGCCACATCATCTGTGGCCCATGCCTGTTGCTGTTAAAAGCGATACAGAAagatttaattattttctgtGGGTTTAATACTGTAACACCTATCTGTGACACAAATTTCCTGACCTTAACATAAGAGGCACTTAGTTCAGTGCAGGCTGTTCTAGTTCCTTATATACTGTATTATAGCACAATTAAAAATGAGAGTAATGTTTTTGTCCTTGGTCAACATtggcacacacaaaaacaaaaaacaaacaaacaaaaaaaaaaaaaaacattttcatttttaaaaagcactctAGTCCATTTTATCCTTACCTTCTCTAGTCGTTTTAGCTCTTAAATTTAATTCTGGGGATCCCAAAAAGGGAACTCACCTTCATGGGCTGAGCCAAAAAGCCAGTGGGCTGGGAGAGATCATTACTGGGTAAGAAACCTGGAACGTTCCTGGCAAACTCCTCATATACAGCCAGTTGCTTTGGGTCCACTCCTCCCACCTACAGACACAAATGCATTGTTGTTACTTTGTTACTCTGACAACTTACACTGTATGTGCAGTTTGTTGATACACTGAACCATGGTCCTATTGGACATGTTGGACAGATCCAGTAAGTGACATAACAATAAattatgttttgatatagtgCACAACTGGATGTTACAGTGATCTCACCTTGAGTCTGATCTGCTCTGGCATTCGTTCAGCCTGGTAAGTCAGAACAACAGGATCACAGTACCGACGACCCTCTTGGCGTGCATGTTTCCTCAGCTCAAACTCCTAGAGGTGTTAAAAGACCCAGTTAAGAAATTAGATGCTTTTGCTTTACAAaatcagaattaaaaaaaaaacaaaaaaacacaaagatatgAATGAAACTTTTACAATTTACTCTTGTAAATGCCCCATGCTTAAGTCTCACCGTGGCTAGTCTCTTGTCCATTTCAGGGCCAGCCTTTTCCACGGCCGTTTTCTGAATGAAACAGCAAGCCAGTTCACAGTTGTCTTGTGCAATCCTTGCAGCAGCCTCTTCCATCATTTCCCTCTGTTGGGGGGTTGGTGCCTGAGGGAATAAACACCTTAAGTTAAAGAAGTGGGAATGGTACAAGAAAAGGATAAGAAAGCTCTCTCTATGTACCGTCTCTTTATACCTTAGAAAACACTAGCAATTACCCTACTAGCCCTCATTCAGCTTACCCTTagtgcagcagcaaagctgttcTTAAGGTTGGTGGCAATGCTCATGAGCAGGGGCTCGCGGCAGGTGATCATGGCCATGCCAGCAGTTAGGTTTCTCATCATATGGTGGGCAGCCACACGCATGCGGGACTCCTCTGAATCCAGGGCAAAGTCCTTCCTGATGATCTGCTCACAGGTCGTCATGGCTATTTTGATAGAGCGGTCAACCACAGGGTGCACCAGCTCCTGAACAGCTCGCTCTACTGACTGCCGTACACACTGCTTCAACTGAGGATGGGCCTGTAGCAATGGGATCTAAAGAGAAAAGACAGCAGAAGCATGACAGAAAAGTTgagaaaggaaaaacaaaaggatAAAGTCaacaggagaaagaaaagatgCAAAAGAAATGGTCTGAGCATGTCTGTGTCTTTTAGATGGAAAGTTGACTTCTCTGTCTGTGCTTTGCAGATGCCCAACACTTACATTAACATTGATATTGATGTGTGGAGCCAGGCCTGCCAAGGCATACACATTGATATCGTGGTAACTGAACTGTGGGGTGGGGGGCCCGGTGGTTGTGcaagtggtggtggtggcagcTGGGGTTGAGGGAGGGGCTGCAAATGGAACAAAGTCTCCTGTTGGTCACAAAACACTAATTTGAttaaaatcacaccaaaaaGCTGATTATCCAGACAACATAAACAGAAAGCAAGCACataggcaacaacaacaacaacatgtaaCAGTAAGCTTTTCAGtctaacataaaaaaaaattaaaagaagtTTTCTCAAACAACGAGACAGAGCAAAAGACGGACATGACAAAACAGAAGTAGCTGATCTGGTCAAAATAATCATCACATTTTGAGATGTTGATATGTTaacattatttatttctatttaaaatcAAAGTCACATTCATCCTATTGATGCAGGTGGTTTCAAAAGATATCTTCAAACTTTTTAAGACTGACTCAAGTATGGGTCACAATGCGTTGCTTCAATCATTTGGAAGGATGAGTCATTACTAGGGTTTTGTTCGCACATCAGAAAATTTTCAAACCCTAGAATGATACGGACATTTTACCAGAGGCAAGGATGATAAGTCCAAAGCCAAACAGACAAATGAATCTAAACTATATTAAGGCTGTAgctcaaaacttaaatgtaCAGTTCACAGAAAGCAGCACAAAGGTACAAGAAAATATGCAGTGTTCACCTGTGGTAGAAACTGGCAGCATCTCCTCTGGAGGCTTCGCCTCTTTCTTTGGTGCAGACAGCTGCTCCTCCAGGCTCTTTAGCTTCTCTTTGTCCTTTAGCAAGCTTCCTGGCTTGAGGTCATTGATGTCCAAAGACAAGTTCTTACACAGAACTTCAATTTCAAACTTTAAGTTcagctgcaggaaacaggagAACAACATGATAAATAATCTCACAATTTTTCAGCTTACTACGATTTTACTGTAGCTATTAGAGAATACTGTTGATTTGTATTAGAACTGAAAGTGGCAATGCATGGGTAATGGACAATAATGTGACAGGCTATTTAATGCAGATGGTATTAGCTGACAATGTTGGATATAGCTGGGTTACAGGGAACAGGTTGTGGCATGATCACTTCATATGTGTTACCAAAAACTGCTGAGGTGTTGCCTTTTAGCTATGATTTAGGCAGACTGTATTTCCAAGAGCTGTCCGAGTTAAGCAGCTACATAAGAAGAATAATCTATTACCTTGAGGTCATGTTCTTGATGCAGCTCAGCGAGAACATTCATGATGGCCATGGTCCAGGGGTTCTGGGGCCTGAAGACCTACAACATCGGAGACACACATTAGTTCAAGTCACTATGAAAAATCCACAGGATCTCAAATGGTGGAGTCAGGTAAGCATATGCCAATTTtcttaactgtgtgtgtgaaaaagagATATTTTGCCTGAAGTGAACACCGCAGCATGACACACTGCGCAGTAGTATGACATAATGTCTGCTGCATGGAGACACCTCTTAGTCCTATTTGACTAACCATGCTTCGTAGACTGGACTCTAAAACCTTTGCCACAAAGGGAACCACATATAGTAGCTCCTGCTGGCCCTTCACATAGGCTTCCAGTAGCAGAGACTTGACTTCCAGATCCTGGGAAAGGGAGAACATGTTAGCCAACTCAAAAGGCAACAGGGGGCCCATCACATAATAAAACAatgcaagcaaaaaaaaaagcgttaCAAATTCTTACCGTGTAAAGGATAGGCTTGTTTTTGGCCAGTGTAATCATGCCCAACCAGTGGCCCAAGTTCTTCAGCAGGGAGCGATCAGAGAAATTGGCAGCTGCCTTGTCAGAGGTCAACAGAACCTAAGAGAAATTGAGAGATGGTAGGGGATCGTCAGTGTACTACTATGGTAAATGGGCACAAAAAAACTGATAGTTTtgatatgtgtttttttggtggtTGCAGTCAGACCAGAAAAGAGCGTTTGAAGATATTAAAGCCCTAAAGTCACCATCTTTTACCTTGATATTCCTGTAAGTCTCATTGAGGACCATCTTCACGAACTCCGGGTTCTTGAGAGTGTCCAGAAAGTTGGAATAGAGACTGTGGAAGTTGGGCTCAATGCTGACACGTTTCATCACCAGGTACTGCGACACCCAGGGCATGAACTCTTCCTTCACCGTCTCTTTCAACTCCTCAACCTGATATAAGCAAATGTGGTTTTAAAAATGCTTCTTTGACTATTAAGGATTTTGATATACAGatatgttttgtctgttttcactTACCTTTTGGGTCATGTTGGATTGAGAAAGGTTGTTGAAGATAAAAGCAATCTTCTCCTGAACATTCTCTGGAGGCTCTACAATCCTTTCTGTTTGGTCAGTGGCCACCAGCAGGGTGTCAATGTTGGTTGTGTTTATGGAGGGCTGCAGGCAGGAACAAGAAGAATTACAGTTGAAAGGAGGTATCACTATATATACACTGTAtctgcagaaaaacaagccAATTTAAAGCATTGACAAGACACATGGTAGGGTGTCTAAACTCACAGGCACATCCTTCTTGAAGCTGCTGGGTGTTGGTCTTGTGATGGTAGGGGTCTTGGCTACTGTGGTTGTAGTCGTGGTGGTGGTGACTAGAGTGCTGGGCTGACCTGGCTGTGGGGCTTTAGGGACGCCAGGTTGCTGCGACTGGGCTTGGACTTGTGCAAGTGCCAGACTGCCAGGTGTGGTGATGGAGCCTTGCATCTTCACCGGAGGGTCCCGTGACTGTTGGCCATACTCGATATACTGCACGCACAGGATATTGAAAGGAGCAGAGCGACAGATTTAATTTATCTGTTTGTATGTATCCTTTTCTACAGTCATATTTGGGACAAACTAAAGCCCCAATCAGACAAAGCATGTTTTGAAGGTTGCAAAATGTGAGGCGCACCACACCATTTTTAAACTGGCCCAATTagacagagcttttttttttttttttttttaaaaatcattgcTAGGAAACCACGGAATTACATTTCCTTAGTTAATGCTGTGAAGTAAAATCACAGATCTGTAGCTTaaaatctgcataaaaatggTCAGGCAGAGTGCACGTGCTCTGGCTCTGACGTAGGGTGAGAGGCTGTTACCAAATAGTATTTTCGTCTGCACTGAAGTGAGCTAATGCTAGCTACACACAAATCATGTATGCTCCCACTTGCTGTCATTACCACCACAAAAGGCCACCCCTCAATTCATCTGATTGGGCAATACGGAAAAATGCAATGATGTCAGCTCATATTACTCTCCTAGTTGAAGTGTTGGCAACTTAAGGCATTAAGGGCGCTCCTGCAAAAACGCAAGGGGCATAGAGTGGAAAACCACAAGATGCTCAGCAACACAAAAGCAGTGGAAAGAAAGCGCTTCACTCtcattgaaaacattttaaaaagccatCCCAGACTTCTCTAACATGCTGTCTCACCCAAGACTTTTGAATGGTGAGCATAGATAAATTAAGGAAACCTGATTACCTCTTGTAAATGGTGGGGGAATTGCAAGAAGTGTGCAATTGAAGCCAGGTGCTGACAATATTGAGGATAGTCCTTTAgtctggaaacacaagacataGTTAGCTTATAACAAGATGACTGTTGttatattattattcatttaataaaataaaacatttcaatacCTGTTTTTAAACCTATCTAGGGCGGCAATtccaaaataatacattttggaTCCATAGGGTTTTCTTAAGGCTTCAAGAACATATCGGAGGGCCAAGCCCAGGGCCATGTAGGTGACAAGACCCTTCTCAATAATGCCACCAAAAAGGCAGGCAGTGATGTGCAGCTCCTTGTCTGGGTACTGGGGGAAGAATCGGTATTCCTCAAACAAGTTCCGTAGCATGCAATTGAACACCTCTCGCTCCCGCTTGATGGTTGAATCCTTGAATCtctgcagcatttccagtaCCTACGAGGGGGGACAATGATGTGGCGGGAGGTAAGTTAATTCGAAAAGCAACAACATTACTGAGACTATGACAAAACTTATCAACAGCAGCCAATAATTGCCTGTGTGAATTTGATTTAGGTAAGTGTTTTTGGCAGAGGCGAATGAATTATATCATTACATACTTCATCCACAGACATAGTTGGGTGAGGTGGGTGGTTGTAGATGCGCTGGAAATAACTGTTTGCTTCATCATCGATCTCCTTACTAAAGTGCTGGTTTGCCTCGGGCCACACCTGAGAAAGGTCAGctgaaaaaagtatttaaaaaaaagacattttaaaccaaaaccgTCATTAACTTGAATGTTGTAATGCAACACTGGTTATCTCATTAAAAGTGGGGCTGTCAGCATAAGCAGACAAGGAGTGGAAGACTAATCTGTATTTCCTCTATGATAAACTGTATGAAGTTGTATAACATGTAAAAGAGAAGAAAGTCGCACCTAAATGTTTACATGAAGTTAAAACTGCATTAGGTAGCTTTTAGTCAAACTTCTCTTGTAAACTGTATTTGTGAGGCACACTGAGGTGCATTACAAATAATTTTGCAAATCAAGATAAAACTGATTATCACTGTGGAGGAAATACAGTGCTGAGCAGCGCAGGGCGGGGCTCTCAGTCACACCACTGCCACCACCACTTACAGGCCTTCATCTTACTCTGCTGAAAGGTTGGTGGGTTCAGGCCTGGTGTGCTCATCTTCCTGGTGCCAAAAGGGTCGGTGTTCACGGTTGACATACCCAGACTAGAGCCAATACCGGAGCCAATGCCCGTGCCCAGAGGACCTGAAAGAAACATAACACTTTAATAATTTAAATCAATACATACCTCCCTCTATGAATTATAACCCTTTCTCCTCTGAATTTGGTTAAGTTTAATATGAACAAGGATTGAGTGACCAGGGTGTTCTGCCAAATTTGTTACTCCTTATAAAATACTCTGCCAGTGGCTTTATCTGAATTACCCAACATGATACAAACTAATAAAGGATCCCCAGCTATGCCACACTTGCTTAGGCTTACTGTATGCACAATATACTAACATTCAGCAACAGTGTAACCACAACAATTTGTATAACTTCTCACTGAATTGGAAGAAGACTCAAAAGGCTGTAACAGCGCAGTATGACTTGCTGATTTAATATGAGCATGCCTTGGttgtgtaaaaatgaaaaaatgaaatatcataGTACCAGAGTCCATACCGGGAAGCTGCGAGGACAGGCTGCCTATGCCACCAAATGGTGTGCTGGGGTTGGGGTTGGACAGTGGTGGGAAGGCCTTTGCTGGGGACTGGGGATTACTGAAAGCTGAACTCAGTGAGGTTGGGAAACCCTGCATGCTTTGAGTATGGGAGGTGGCTGTGCCCCCCAGGTTCAAGGAACCCATGCCAGACAGAGAGTCCATCTAGAGAAAagcaagagagggagagacaaggaggtcaaaaagagaaacaacaaGTCTTTTTAGCATGTTAGGAATATAGAATGGTTTTGACACCAATTTCCAATATTAAAAGGCATTACGTTTGCCTGCAGAGGCATGACGTAGCTTTCATATGAGGGTACCTGTACAGGAGAGATGGCATCCAGGCTGCTGGTGCTGGGGGCACGTCCCTTTGGCATTACCCCTGGTGGTGGTTGCCGGGCTTTATTCATCACATTGCTGCAGTTGGCAACCATGGTCAGGATAGTCTCTGACAGCTCCTGCGACACGCTCCTgagacaaaatgacacaaatctttaagttaaataaaaaagataacaCTGTATGAAAGGGTAAGAGTGAttggtctcaaaaaataaactGCACATTCTTGAGATTGTTGGTCTGAAATGTTCGAACCACCATAAAAAGCAACCAAAGCTGGGCTTCACTTTAAGGGAGACTGAAGTTATTAAACAGTTAATCAGAAGGTCAACAAAAAAGCAAACTAATAGTTCAGTGATGGAGACTAAGCCAGATAGTGTCTCACCCTGCACAGGACTGCAGGCAGGCCAGCATGGTGGCTAAGGTCTCCGGGGGTAGCTGGGCACTTTTGGGCTGGTCCTTGTCTGGGGCCAGACCCCCCATAATGGATGGGCAGCGTCTCTTCAGGAATGTCACACAGGCCTGGATAAAAGGTTcctgaaaaaatacaaaaattttGTAAAATACAATTTATTTAAGGTGGTGCTCAAACTACAATGACAAAAACAGGGAAACCAACAAtcttattgtttttcttttcgtTTTGTTTTTGAGAAAACGGAGTAAATCTATTAGAAGACTTACCCCATGCTCTCTGATTTTGTCAGTTAGCCATTTATCAAGTTTGAGGTATTCACGGCGAGAGGCAAGTGCAGCAAGGTCAATAACAAAGGCAAAGGGAGTACCATTCAGCAACATCGATAGAGACtagagaggaaaataaaaacactgtcttAGTGACCATGAAAATGACCTCAATGAAAACAACTTCCATTTAGGATAAAGTGGAGACCACCAGAGGATATACGGCCCCATATACTctcatttgtatttgtcattaaATCTCATGTTGATTAAAACTAGTACatccttaaaaataaaacatatggaGGAACATTATTCAATATAACAGTCTAATGTGCCACAAACAGAAGGCACTGCATCAGTGATTATTTAGTCTATTCTGACAAACCTTCAAGTCCTGTGCCACATCCAGGATGCGAGACAGCTTAGCTTGGTCATACTGCTCCCCTCTCATGTACCACTCAGCCATTGAATGCATTATTAGTTGACGGATGGAGGGAGACTGTCCCTGTAAAAATAATCACCAGGTTTTGTTAGTACACAGGTGTTGTAAGAATATAATCAAGACAACAAATAACTTTAGATGTATCAAAGAGCACAGAGAacgaaaacaacaaaaacattgaaATCAACAAGCATTAACACCAACCTGTCCATGCCAGGCATAGTGCAGGATAATGGCAGAGTTCGGGTGGTTGCCCAGGAAGATGGGCATGAGAGTAGAGATGAGCTCATGGCGCAGTGTGTGCCAGGAGGGGGAGATCTGCAGCAATGCCAGGACCAACATGTCTGGGCAGTGCTTGATTGGAAAGCTAAATAGCTGCTTCACCTGCTCATACTGGCCCACCTCAGACAGTCTGAGCAGACTCTCCACCAGGTCCAGACTTTTCCTATGGTGAGTTGAGGGCAATTAgtcaaacacactgaaacatcaACACAGCATCCACCCTGTAACTTTTTGAGTAAATCAGCAATGAACCACAATCAGTAGGTCAAGCTACACATCTGATTATAAAGCACAATTTCCCACAGCAGAGAGCTTAAGATAATATATGTTTGTCAATGGTGACTTTTATTATCACATGAAATATTGTTATGATGAATATGCCAAGTGAAGCATTGCTTGAAATGTACAGCATTTGTACCCACACGAATACGCTTTcaatttaaaatgaatataatcGCCGTACACATGAGCATTTCAGCTCCATTTCAGAATCTCCATTCATTCTAACATGCCTgaaaacacatatcacatgacccTTCATGTACAGTGGGCAAATTGAATGCATCACATCATAATTTCCAACTCAGTACTTCCTGTATCTGGTTGAAATTCAAAGCCCCTTATTGTTTCAGTGGAGAGAATTCCTTAATTTtctaattaaaaggaaaaaaaaaaaaaaaagcttttattgtgaaacaataATTTACAGAGATTTATGACACCAGAGTTGCCTCTGACATAGTGTCCGTCATGACAGACAAATATATTGTGTAGTCTGAACTCGGCATAACACATGACATGAGTATATTGCCGTCTGTGGCAAAAAGATTGGGAGTCGTTGTAAAGCGCAGCAATCTTCAGAGTGGTACTGGGAGTATTATCCATCACCAGAGGAAGCCATGGCAATAGGAAAGGTGTAACGTAACCCACACAAAAATGGAGAAATCAGAAAAGGTATGTAGACTTAGCTATAATGTTTTAGCTTTACATGTAGTGACTGACAAGAGCCAATCGGGAGGCCAACAAGAGAGTCTGTGTccttgttttcaaaaatattcatttttgccCATTAAGACTAAAATGCAACACCACAGGTTTCAAACTAAAACATGATCAGCAGTATTTTTACAGCTCTCCTCTTCAGGGTTTTCAAATAAGCCACAGTAGTGTGGACACTAGGTAAAAACATAGTAATGGCTATGCATTTTAAAACGAAAATGTATTAGTGTGGCTGTAGCCTAGTGGCATGTAGGAGAAGGGCAAATAGATGTTGACAGTTTTAAAGCTTGAGTTCTTGAAATACCTGAACACTAAGCCCCATTATCAGAAATAAGCAACTACTACACCCTTCTACATAAAAGCCAAGCAGAAAGCTTCATACCAGGTGGCAATCTCCCTGTTGTCATCCTCTGGTGGGGCTTTAAGGATGTCAATAGCCACGGTGTGGCAAGGGTAGTCAGCAAAGGAAAACACTTCTGGGCTCATCAGGGAGTGCTGAATGAATGACAGCtgagaacagaaacaaaacaattttacatttaaagagGGAATACAAGGCTCAGCCACTACCACTCACACCACACAGTCTAGACAGAAATCAATTCCTACCTAGCATTATGATTCATCTTTATTAAATCCTACTCTTCTCTTTGACTGCAAAAATTAAGTTTGCCACaacaattaaaaacatgaaatcacATGATCCTATTGGAGCAGAGAAATGGTCAGTCACCTGTCCCTCTGCATGTTTCCATGGCCGATAGATGAGATCGACAGGGAAGACCTCCATGCCCAACCCCCTCTGAATGCCATACACCACTATGTGCAGGCCTTTACTGTCCCGGATTATAAATCCTGGGTGGTCCAGTTCGTATGTCACCTCTTTGAAGTTCAGGTTGGGATTCtaggacaaagacaaaaatcCACAAATTTAACCGCGTCAGGTTTTTGAAAGTAGTCTGGCACAAAAAACTCTTCCAGGAACATTCAGCATCAGGGTTATGACAGGCTAGTGTATGTATTCACTTGTTTAATGAATTCAATTTGAAAAAAAGTAATTCCAGAGTGACATAATGAAACGCCGGTCACTTAGCCTACAGTACTTTACGGAAGAATAAAGTGTGAAAAGGCCATTTTAAAGTAACATGTTTGTAAAGGCGAAGTGCCATCAAATTTTGAGTGCCGAAATGGAATTGATTTGCAAATTTGGTTGCAACTGCAAAATGCGCTCTACTGCATTAAACCTTTACACTCAAATCTGTTTTAATTttggcaaagtgttttcagtggccatgtggggaaaaaaaataggaAATAATTAGGAAAGTAAAAGGAAAAGTAACGGCTAGTTTATTGAGATAAACAGAGTCCCTTACCACTTCTTTCACGACATCGATGAGAACCTCAACGTTCCAAGTGTGTGCCTGCGAGCCATCGTTCTTATCCTTACCATCGCTCCAGATACCACTTCCTGGAGCTGAGATGGACtgcaagagaaaacaaaagaagagaAAATTTAAGCTCTGGTGCTTTGAAATGTTAAGAATCCAGAACAATACACTCAACCAGCTTGAGCCAACATCTAAATACTAAAGTTATTAAATCAAATGACTGTGATACTATCCCTTTGATTTATTCCTTGCATATCACTCAGAGTCATCAACCAACCAATTCTCCAGTTGTACAGCgttagtttgtttttaatttaggtCAATGTGATGATTTTACAGTAcacacatttactgtatgtttatGTCTGAGCTGTTCTCATACATTTTCATTAAAGCCATTCCCAGCTAAAAGCCAGAACAAAGTTGCCCTAGCAGATCTAAGTAGCATAAATTCGATGAAACACAGTTTTAATTGATCCTATGACTGGACACTTTTCcataaaaataaggaaaaaacaGACTAGGTAAGCATAGTTTCATCACTTCACATTTGCACCTCTTGGTTTGTAGTATGTGTGAACAGAAATGGACAGCAACTAAATTTTCCTTTGGCCCTAATTGAGTAAATCAAGTACAGTGGTCAAAGTGCTTCTGGCAGTCGGTGGCCAATCAAATCAAGCAACTCACCTGAAGTGGGATGCCATCAGTAAGGCCAGAGTGGGTACGAGCCATCATGCCAAGGACCCTGGCTACCTGGCTGGCAGTCACCTCTCTCACCCCATACTGAATGATTATGTTTCTGCACTCATCCAGACTGGAAAGACAAAAGGACAGGTCAGTGCTGACCATTACCCTAAACATTCACATATCaattaaaatcacacaaaaatgcattaggataaagttaaaaaaatgtttttaacatgAAGATGTATGCAATTTTTCATATATTAATGTTTGCAAAACATGTTACTAGAAACATTTGATCATATGCATGATATCACATCTCCAGATCTGTCAAATTGCAAAATGGTGTTGTGTGAAGGGAAGGTGTCAATGGGTGCTTTTTATTATGCTGACTTATGCTTCCTTGCGTCCTCTCTACTCCCATGACCCAAAAATTGTTCCCTTTCCACCATCATGGAGGATTTTCAAATACTGTAAATGCATGCCAACAAGACAAGGAGAGGGGAGACTTCTGGAGGAGCGTGGAGCAAAGACACAGTGATGTATCCTACATATCTCCTCCTCACATCTCTCTCTCATATTCTCGCTGAGAGGAGCCAAGATGCCAGACCCAAGTGAGGGTAGCGAGGAGAGACATGAGCAAGATGAAAAAGCACCCATTGTATGAGGTCTATATTCAGCTTCTCATCTATTTACCATGCAGGCATTAGCACCTTGGTGGCCAATTTTGCCTTAAGTGTTCCTGAAGTGGTCTTGGTCATATGATTACACTGCATTCACTTAaggattttgttttaattttttttacacaacagCTAATCTA is part of the Epinephelus lanceolatus isolate andai-2023 chromosome 5, ASM4190304v1, whole genome shotgun sequence genome and encodes:
- the cnot1 gene encoding CCR4-NOT transcription complex subunit 1 isoform X10, with product MNLDSLSLALSQISYLVDNLTKKNYRASQQEIQHIVNRHGPEADRHLLRCLFSHVDFSGDGKSSGKDFHQFLIQECVSLISKPNFIATLCYAIDNPLHYQKSLKPSAHLFTQLSKVLKLSKVQEVIFGLALLNSSNADLRGFAAQFIKQKLPDLLRSYVDADLGGNQEGGFQDIAIEVLQLLLSHLLFGQKGASGVGQEQIDAFLKTLCRDFPQERCPVVLAPLLYPEKRDILMDRILPDSGELAKTMMESSLAEFMQEVGYGFCASLDECRNIIIQYGVREVTASQVARVLGMMARTHSGLTDGIPLQSISAPGSGIWSDGKDKNDGSQAHTWNVEVLIDVVKEVNPNLNFKEVTYELDHPGFIIRDSKGLHIVVYGIQRGLGMEVFPVDLIYRPWKHAEGQLSFIQHSLMSPEVFSFADYPCHTVAIDILKAPPEDDNREIATWKSLDLVESLLRLSEVGQYEQVKQLFSFPIKHCPDMLVLALLQISPSWHTLRHELISTLMPIFLGNHPNSAIILHYAWHGQGQSPSIRQLIMHSMAEWYMRGEQYDQAKLSRILDVAQDLKSLSMLLNGTPFAFVIDLAALASRREYLKLDKWLTDKIREHGEPFIQACVTFLKRRCPSIMGGLAPDKDQPKSAQLPPETLATMLACLQSCAGSVSQELSETILTMVANCSNVMNKARQPPPGVMPKGRAPSTSSLDAISPVQMDSLSGMGSLNLGGTATSHTQSMQGFPTSLSSAFSNPQSPAKAFPPLSNPNPSTPFGGIGSLSSQLPGPLGTGIGSGIGSSLGMSTVNTDPFGTRKMSTPGLNPPTFQQTDLSQVWPEANQHFSKEIDDEANSYFQRIYNHPPHPTMSVDEVLEMLQRFKDSTIKREREVFNCMLRNLFEEYRFFPQYPDKELHITACLFGGIIEKGLVTYMALGLALRYVLEALRKPYGSKMYYFGIAALDRFKNRLKDYPQYCQHLASIAHFLQFPHHLQEYIEYGQQSRDPPVKMQGSITTPGSLALAQVQAQSQQPGVPKAPQPGQPSTLVTTTTTTTTVAKTPTITRPTPSSFKKDVPPSINTTNIDTLLVATDQTERIVEPPENVQEKIAFIFNNLSQSNMTQKVEELKETVKEEFMPWVSQYLVMKRVSIEPNFHSLYSNFLDTLKNPEFVKMVLNETYRNIKVLLTSDKAAANFSDRSLLKNLGHWLGMITLAKNKPILYTDLEVKSLLLEAYVKGQQELLYVVPFVAKVLESSLRSMVFRPQNPWTMAIMNVLAELHQEHDLKLNLKFEIEVLCKNLSLDINDLKPGSLLKDKEKLKSLEEQLSAPKKEAKPPEEMLPVSTTAPPSTPAATTTTCTTTGPPTPQFSYHDINVYALAGLAPHININVNIPLLQAHPQLKQCVRQSVERAVQELVHPVVDRSIKIAMTTCEQIIRKDFALDSEESRMRVAAHHMMRNLTAGMAMITCREPLLMSIATNLKNSFAAALRAPTPQQREMMEEAAARIAQDNCELACCFIQKTAVEKAGPEMDKRLATEFELRKHARQEGRRYCDPVVLTYQAERMPEQIRLKVGGVDPKQLAVYEEFARNVPGFLPSNDLSQPTGFLAQPMKQQAWATDDVAQIYDKCMADLEQHLHAIPPALAMNPLTQALRSLLEAVALARNSRDGIAALGLLQKAVEGLLDATSGADADLLLRYRECHLLVLKALQDGRAYGPQWCNKQITRCLIECRDEYKYNVEAVELLIRNHLVNMQQYDLHLAQSMENGLHYMAVAFAMQLVKLLLVDERSVSHVTEADLFHTIETLMRTCAHSRANAPEGLPQLMDVVRSNYEAMIDRAHGGPNFMMHSGISQASEYDDPPGLREKAEYLLREWVNLYHSAAAGRDSTKAFSAFVGQMHQQGILKTDDLITRFFRLCTEMCVEISYRAQAEQQHNPAASAAIIRAKCYHNLDAFVRLIALLVKHSGEATNTVTKINLLNKVLGIVVGVLIQDHDVRQTEFQQLPYHRIFIMLLLELNAPEHVLETINFQTLTAFCNTFHILRPTKAPGFVYAWLELISHRIFIARMLAHTPQQKGWPMYAQLLIDLFKYLAPFLRNVELNKPMQILYKGTLRVLLVLLHDFPEFLCDYHYGFCDVIPPNCIQLRNLILSAFPRNMRLPDPFTPNLKVDMLSEINIAPRILTNFTGVMPSQFKKDLDSYLKTRSPVTFLSELRSNLQVSNEPGNRYNIQLINALVLYVGTQAIAHIHNKGSTPSMSTITHSAHMDIFQNLAVDLDTEGRYLFLNAIANQLRYPNSHTHYFSCTMLYLFAEANTEAIQEQITRVLLERLIVNRPHPWGLLITFIELIKNPAFKFWSHDFVHCAPEIEKLFQSVAQCCMGQKQAQQVMEGTGAS